Within the Pseudomonas putida genome, the region TTGCACCCAGCAGCGCCATCACAACGGTGAAGGCCATCGGGTGGAACATTTTGCCTTCGACGCCGGTGAGGGCGAAGATCGGCAGGTACACCACCATGATGATCAGCTGGCCGAAGATCAGCGGCCGACGAGCTTCTCGCGCCGCGGCAAAGACCTCGTGGAAGCGTTCGGTTTTGGTAAGCATGCGGCCATGCTTATGTTGCGCATGAGCCAGTCGACGGATCGCGTTTTCTACAATAACCACGGCACCGTCGACGATGATGCCGAAGTCGAGTGCCCCCAAACTCATTAAGTTGGCACTGACCTTGTTGTTGAACATGCCTGTGAAGGTGAACAGCATGGACAGCGGAATCACCATCGCGGTGATCAAAGCCGCACGGATGTTGCCGAGGAACAGGAACAGAATGGCGATAACCAGGATCGCGCCTTCCACCAGGTTCTTTTTCACCGTCGCGATGGCTTTTTCAACCAGGTTGGTACGGTCGTAAACAGTCACAGCCACCACGCCCTTTGGCAGGGTGCGGTTGATGTCCGCCAATTTGGCGGCGACAGCTTGAGATACGGTGCGGCTGTTTTCACCAATCAGCATGAACACGGTACCGAGCACGACTTCGCGGCCGTTCTCAGTAGCAGCACCTGTACGGAGCTCTTTACCGATGCTGACGTCAGCTACGCTGCTGATGCGAATCGGTGCACCATCCACACTGGTGATCACGATGTTGGCGATGTCTTCGATATTGCCTACCTGACCCGGTGCACGGATGAGCAACTGTTCACCATTACGCTCGATGTAGCCGGCGCCGACGTTGGCGTTGTTACTTTCCAACGCAGCAACCAGGTCATTGAGTGTCAGCTTGTAGGTAGCCAGGCGCTTTGGATCCGGCGCAACCAGGAACTGCTTGGCATAACCGCCGATGGTATTGATCTCGGCCACACCCGGGACGTTACGCAGCTGAGGCTTGATGATCCAGTCCTGGATCACGCGCAGGTCGGTCGGGGTGTACGGCGTACCGTCCTCTTTGACCGCGCCATCTTCGGCTTCAACAGTCCATAGGAAGATCTCGCCGAGGCCGGTAGATACCGGACCCATGACGGCCTCTACACCTTCTGGCAGCTGTTCCTTCGCAACCTGCAGCCGCTCGTTGATCAACTGGCGGGCAAAGAAGATGTCAGTGCCATCCTTGAAGATCACGGTGACCTGAGACAGGCCAGAGCGAGACAGGGAACGGGTCTGCTGAAGGCCCGGGAGACCGGCCATTGCCGTTTCAACTGGAAACGTGATCCGTTGTTCGGTTTCCAAGGGCGAGTAACCAGGCGCTGCAGTGTTGATCTGCACCTGAACGTTGGTGATATCGGGTACCGCATCGATGGGCAGCTTTTGATAGCTGTAGATACCGATACCCGCCATGATCAGAACAGCGATCATTACTACGATGCGCTGCTCGATGGCGAATCTGATGATACGTTCAAACATGAGAAATCATCCTGTCAGTTCGCATCAGTGACCGTGTTCGGCAGAAGCTTTGCCGAGCTCGGACTTGAGTGTGAAGCTGCCACTGGTTGCTACCTGGGCGCCGGCTTCAATACCGTCGATGATTTCCACGTACCCACTGTCGCGGCGACCCAGTTTTACCGGGCGGGTGTCAAAGCCATCTGGGGTGCGTACGAATACCGAAGGTTTGTCTTCAACGGTCTGCACTGCGTGCTCGGGGACCGCTACGGCAACTCGATCGGTCTGGGAAGTGACCGCAATGTTCACGAACAGGCCTGGACGCCAGGCGCCGTTGGGGTTGGTCAAGGTGACGCGGACAGTAGCTGCACGGTTTTGCTCGCCCAGCAGGCTGCCGACATAACCCACCTTCCCTTCGACCTCGACGTTCATGTCAGGCGAAGAGACTTTCACCGCACGACCAGTCGTGACCTTGCCCAGATCTGTAGGCGGGACGGCGAAGGTTGCCCAAACCTGGTTCAGGTCGGAAAGGATGAAGGCGTTGGTCGCCTCGCTTACGACTTCGCCAACGGTCAGATGTTTCTCCACTACCACGGCGTCGAAGGGAGCTCGAAGCTCGTATCGATTACCGCCAACGGAGTTAACCGAGGCACCGATAGCGCCGACCTTCTGCTTGGCGTTGGCCAAGGAGATCTCCGCTTCTTGCAACGCTTGGCGTGCTTGGAGGTAGTCTTGCTCTGCAGAGATTTTGTCCTGCCACAGCTCTTTCTCACGCTGGAAGGTCACACGCGCCAGTTCGACGCGACGCTGTGCGGCCTGTTGTTCGCTGCGCAGGTCAGAGATCTGCTGGCTGGCGATTACAGCGAGGACCTGACCCTTTTTGACCGTCTCACCCAGGTCGGCCTGGACAGCTTCAACAACGCCAGGAACACGAGGAACCACGTGGGCAGTACGGTCTTCATCGAAGCGAATTTCGCCCGGGAAGCTCACGACTGTACCCAAGTCACGCGGCGCTGCAGCTTCCAGGGCAACGCCGGCTGCCTTGATCTGTTCATCGCTGAGCGTCAGTTTGCCCTCTTCTTCACCGCCCTCTTCGCTGTGGCCTTCTTCGCCATGGCCCTCATCACCTTCCTCTTGGGCGGCAGATGAGGCTTTCTTTTCGTCGCCATGGCCATCGTTAGCGCCATGTTCGGCGGTACTGGCGGCCTGCTGTCCGGAACTATTGTTCCAGGCAAGGCTGCCAAATCCGAGGGCTGCCACAGCGGCTACCGCGAGGGCGATCTTGCGTTTGTTATCCATTGCTACTCCTGCTGATCGTAGGCACCGGCTTGTTCAAGGCTGGGTGCCGAAGAAAATGTTTGGCCCGCTCAGCGAGCGCCGGCAGTTGAGCCGACTTCGCCATAAACCCTTTCCACCTGCGCACGCGCATTGGTCGCCGCTGCCAACGATTCGAGGTATTGGCCACGAGCGACGATCAAGGTGCGCTGGGCATCCAGCACTTCGATGAAGCCGAATTTGCCCATCTCGAAGCCGCGGGTTGCGGTCTCTACGGCTTGTTGGGCTGACGGCAGAATGGTCTTGTCGTAGGACTCGACCTCCTGCATTGCGGTGGACCACTGGTTCAACGCGGTTTGGGTTTCGGTGCGCAGGCGCAGCTCCACAGCATTGCGCTGGTCTCGGGCCTGATCGGCACGTCGAGAAGCGGAAAGAATGTTGCCTTGGTTACGATCGAACAGCGGCAGAGGCATAGACAGGCCCACAGTGTTGACCCGCTCGCGCACAGAGCGGTCGTACTGGCTGCCTACGCTGACAGTAAGATTCGGGATACGCTGAGCTTTCTCTGAACCGAGCGAGGCATCGCTCTTGTCGATCTGCACCACGGCCTGGCGCATTTCTGCGGTCTGATCGAGCTTTGCCAGCAGCTCTTCAGTCTGCGGTGGCAGCCCCGGGGAGAGGGTTGGCGATTCGAGTTGATCAAATACCGTGACTGAGCTCCCGGTAATTTGCGCGAGCTGCTGGTAAGCGGTCGCCTTTTCCGTTTCGGCACGTCGAACTTGAAGCTTGGCTTCGGCCAGTTGCACCTGGGCGCGGGTGGCCTCTACTGGGGACGATTTACCTGCGCGAACACGGCCATCGACGATGCGGAGACCGCGCTCAGTCAGTTCGAGAGATTGCTTGGCCAGATCAAGGCCTGTCTGGGCCCGCAACGCGGCGTAGAAGGCTTGCACGACGTCTGCACGCAGTCCGTTCACGCGACGGTCTAACTCCAGCTGTGCGGCGGTCTGCCCGAATGTGGCGACGTCAACCCGAGCCCCCCGCTTACCGCCCAGCTCAAGGGTTTGGCTGAGCGAAACAGTTGTCTGGCTGGTGTTACGACGGGTGTCTTCCACGTCGTAC harbors:
- a CDS encoding efflux RND transporter periplasmic adaptor subunit, with protein sequence MDNKRKIALAVAAVAALGFGSLAWNNSSGQQAASTAEHGANDGHGDEKKASSAAQEEGDEGHGEEGHSEEGGEEEGKLTLSDEQIKAAGVALEAAAPRDLGTVVSFPGEIRFDEDRTAHVVPRVPGVVEAVQADLGETVKKGQVLAVIASQQISDLRSEQQAAQRRVELARVTFQREKELWQDKISAEQDYLQARQALQEAEISLANAKQKVGAIGASVNSVGGNRYELRAPFDAVVVEKHLTVGEVVSEATNAFILSDLNQVWATFAVPPTDLGKVTTGRAVKVSSPDMNVEVEGKVGYVGSLLGEQNRAATVRVTLTNPNGAWRPGLFVNIAVTSQTDRVAVAVPEHAVQTVEDKPSVFVRTPDGFDTRPVKLGRRDSGYVEIIDGIEAGAQVATSGSFTLKSELGKASAEHGH
- a CDS encoding TolC family protein; its protein translation is MPRYNRNVLSKTSVSPWKIAALCAVISGLMAPAALAQSISLPQALSTAMDANPDLAAARQEIGIADGARKQAGLIPNPTISYDVEDTRRNTSQTTVSLSQTLELGGKRGARVDVATFGQTAAQLELDRRVNGLRADVVQAFYAALRAQTGLDLAKQSLELTERGLRIVDGRVRAGKSSPVEATRAQVQLAEAKLQVRRAETEKATAYQQLAQITGSSVTVFDQLESPTLSPGLPPQTEELLAKLDQTAEMRQAVVQIDKSDASLGSEKAQRIPNLTVSVGSQYDRSVRERVNTVGLSMPLPLFDRNQGNILSASRRADQARDQRNAVELRLRTETQTALNQWSTAMQEVESYDKTILPSAQQAVETATRGFEMGKFGFIEVLDAQRTLIVARGQYLESLAAATNARAQVERVYGEVGSTAGAR